The nucleotide sequence GAAAGGGAAGAAGACCCCACGGGTCATCTGTGATGATAAGTGATGATATATTTGTCACATGAGGTCATGTGATTGAATTGTAAGACTATCAGGGTGTAAATTCTTGAACCCTGTACAACTTATTTCCCCACCACTTACCCTCTTGATGATCTGAGATTGAATACGATGAGAGCACAAGAATAAGCGATTTCATCTTCTATCATAAAATGCCAAAGGAAAGAAGGGGAAAGGGTAAGATTTTGGAGTGGCAAAaaggttaaaattaaatttgtcaTTTTTAAATGCTCTGTTTTCTTCTTCGTCGCGACATTCTGGGTGCTCGGATGTCAGTGGGACGTGTAGTGGGTAGGGCCCAGAAGACGTTAGGGGCAGGGTAGACCTGCTACGGGCAGCAGCCTTAAGGCGGGAGCGACGAGACGCGATGCGATAGCTGACCAAATGAGGCTCAGAGTGGAGAAGAAAAGGGCAGAAATATAATTTTACCACAggtaaataattattaaaatggaATGAGATGTTGTTTTgatcataaataaaaaagaatgttttttattattccaataaaaatgaaaaatttggACTTCCGATTTTGGACACTCCAAATCGCATGCATTTCCACGGCGTTTTCTTATaaatacttttccttctcccgaTTCGGGCATTCCTCGACTTCCCTCACCTTCTCTCCTCTCTCGTTCTCGAATTACGAGGTTCTGTTCCAGCTGGCGAACTGGTAAAACGATGGCAAAAGCTGGCGCCTTTTCCACTTTTGCTCCTATGCGCCACTCGCCTTTCGTCGCCTTCCTCTTCCCCCTTTCAAACTCGGATTTTGGCGGTCTTCTAGGCCTCGTTGTTGCAGGCTAGGCGTGGAGCGGTCTGAGGAGGGATGAGCATGTACGTCCGTGACCCCTGGGGCGGCCCGCTGGAGCTGCAGGGTGACTCCGCCACCGACGACGACCGGAGCCGCAACCTCGATCTAGACCGGGGGGCGCTGTCGATGACGTCGCGGCAGCTGGACGAGACCCAGCAGAGCTGGCTCCTCGCGGCGCCGGGGTCCcacgggaagaagaagaagaagaagtacgtCGACCTCGGGTGCCTCCTCGTCAGCCACAAGCTCTTTCTCTGGACCGCCGGCGCCGTCGTCGTCGCGGCCGCGCTCGCCGGACTCATCGCCATCATCGTCAAGACCGTCCCCCGGCGCCACCGCCTAGAGCCGCCGCAGGATAATTACACCCTCGCACTCCACAAGGCGCTTATGTTCTTCAACGCCCAGCGATGTGAGTCCTCGTTGACGGCCTCTtcggaaaaaaaaaggaagggtTTTGACCGGAGAAAAAAACGTTCCTTTTACGCCTGATTTCTTTTGCAGCGGGGCCGATTCCCAAACACAGCAATGTATCGTGGAGGGGGAACTCCGGTTTGAGGGATGGCCTCTCCGATCAATCGTACGGGAAGAATCTCGTCGGAGGATTCTACGACGCCGGCGACGCCATCAAGTTCACCTTCCCCGCTTCCTTCGCCATGACCATGCTCAGTTGGAGCGTTATCGAGTACAGTACCAAGTACGAAGCCGCCGGAGAGCTCCACCACGTCAAGGAGATCATAAGGTGGGGCGTCGATTACCTGCTGAAAACCTTCAATTCTTCCGCTGACACCACCGATAGCATCGTTGCAGAGGTAAAGGAAAGCAAAAAAAGGACATTTTTGTTTCTAGAAGGAAACCCTAAATGGTGCTCTGAAATCTTTAGTTTTTGCAGGTTGGGCAAGGTTCTGCTTCAGGAGGAACTAAACAAAACGATCACTACTGTTGGATGAGACCAGAGGACATTGATTACCGGCGGCCGGTTGCCATCTGCTGGGATAGGTGCTCTGACCTTGCCGCAGAGGCGGCTGCAGCTTTAGCTGCAGCTTCCATAGTGTTCAAAGACGACAAGGCCTACTCCCACAAACTCGTCCATGGCGCTTCCACTCTTTGGAAGTTCGCCTCTAGATACACCAAGCACAAAAGTGTATATACTGGACAATGGGATGCCGCCTCCTACAATTCAACTAGTAATTTTGATGAACTTATTTGGGGTGGAGCATGGATGTACCTCGCAACCGGCAATGCATCGTGCCTCTCGGTTTCGACTAATCCCAAGCTCGCCCAACAAGCTGGGGCATTTCATGGCGGTCCTCAATATGGAGTTCTGAACTGGGACAACAAGCTCCCTGGTGCTCAAGTGAGTAGCAATTTTATTGTTTATGCTTCTTTGAAATGAATTCAATTCCACTTTGATACATATTCATCAACTTACAATGAGGTATGCACTGTTCCTTGTTGTTTTATCTGGTAGTTTGTTCTCTTAAACAAACTTATGATCTTAACATTATAGTTAAAGGAATGTGAGATTGTCTTCAATTTATAGTCATCTTTTAGTTGAAAAGATGGAAGTATGTATGCAGAAAATTCACATAGAATAGGAAGTAGAAGCTTAGATATGCCCAAATTGTATCAATATTCAATATCTATGTGGTAATGTCTTTATGTTTGGGATGATGACTAGAACAATGACGTTTGAGATGTCAAAGATACATTGTGTTGAAAAAGAATGATGCAATTAGCAATGTGGTTGAGGGGTGTTTGCCGCGCTCTAGAGTTCgtagatggttaaaaaggaaatttttaagaaGTGATACATGGAAATTGTACAAAAAGGGGAAAAAAGAGAGTAGATTTTTAAGTGTTACTGTAGTATCTTGTCACAATTCCTATCTACGTAATTACTTTACAAATGTATCAAGATGAATTTTAGAACAAGATTGTGTTGagtctttttttcttttgttttgataGGTTCTTCTTAGTAGATTGAGGTTGTTTCTGAGTCCCGGTTACCCCTACGAAGAAATACTAAAAGCTTTCCATAAACAAACTGCCAATTTCATGTGCTCATATCTTCCGGTTTTCAAGTCCTTCAATCGCACAAAAGGTTAGATAATCACAATCATTTGTCATATTAACTAATCCACTTTTTTTGTTCTCTTAAAAATTCTGAAGGTTGTGCTCTTACAGGTGGTTTAATTGAACTAAACCATGGAAATCCAAAGCCTCTTCAGCATGTAGTGAATGCTGCATTTCTTGCAACACTCTACAGTGACTATCTCGAAACAGCCGATGCTCCAGGATGGTATTGTGGTCCTAACTTCTACCCTGCTGGTGCACTTCGTGACTTTGCTCGCACTCAGGTTCTCGTGCTCGGTGCCTTTGACTTATGTTATCGCTCAGTAATCCTAGATTTCGACATAAGTTTAAATGCAATTCTGCTCCATGTGCAGATTGATTACATCCTGGGCAAAAATCCACACCAACTGAGTTATGTTGTGGGATTCGGCACAAAATATCCTAAGCATGTTCATCACAGAGGAGCATCAATTCCGAAGAACAGGGTGCATTATAACTGCAAAGGAGGGTGGAAATGGAGGGACACCAGGAAGCCTAATCCAAACACAATCGCCGGTGCTATGGTCGCTGGACCAGATAGGCACGACGAGTTCAGAGATGTTCGGTCTAACCGCAACTACACTGAGCCAACACTCGCAGGCAATGCTGGATTAGTTGCTGCCCTGGTGGCTTTGTCTGGAGGCAGAACTGGAGTTGACAAGAACACTATGTTCTCTTCGGTTCCCCCAATGTTTCCGAATCCCCCACCACCGCCTGCACCATGGAAGCCTTGAGAAAATGTTCTGTAGTTCTTGTTGCTCTATGTTATATTTCTTCCATCCATCCCGATTCTGCGAGATATAGCAAGTTATTAAAGATCAAATGAGTGTGGAGCTGAGTGAAGCACCTCAGTTTTGCATCCTTTTTGTTAGATGTCTTGCCAATGTTGTACAGAGCCCCTATTAGACTCAGTGTGTGAACTAATTTTCTCTCTTCAGCTCAATTTATTTTTCTGAAACATGGTAAGCTTGTTGAAAATTCTCGAAAATATAGCAAGCTCATCAAAACCATGTTGAGTCGTTGATTTATTTCTATTTAGTCTTGTACAATTTCAGTGAAGTTTAGAATGTAATCTACTGAAAACTTGTTTTTAGTTGTTTTTTTCCACTCAAATTGGAGAAGTAGAAGGGCTGTGATTGTGACTATAAGCTGCAGTTTGGTTTGATCGATCTTTTTGAATTCACTAATAGAAGCTTTTTAGTATTCAATTTGTTCTTCCATGTCCAGGAAAAGCTCATCCAGTTATCACTTTAGGAATGCCATCTCTATGTTCCTGATTCCGTCTTTGTGAGGCTTTTTGATTCTAGGCCATGGCCAGATGTGCATGGAGGGGATTGACTTGTGTAATGTTCTCAGACATAGGCAACTGAGTTAGTTATCACACTGTAGATTTATAAAAAAGGATTAGAGTTGATTATAGACGAAGTTGgtggaaataattttttatacgGTAGTCtgtttaattttctaatttatctctttattAATGATTGTGGATGTTCAGAGTTGGTGAAATAACACCTTTTGCAGAAAAAAATATCACGACTCAAACCAAAGTTGTTTATCTCTAGGCGGTGAAGTCACTGGTAATGGTTCCTGATCTCATTACATGttataattattttgtcaaaattttaTTACTTTACTTTGTTACATGTTTATACTCTGATTCACTTATTTGCATGTTATTTTGATGATGAATGTCAAAGAGAAGAattaagagtttaagttagaaaaatatggAATATCAGAAGAATTTAATCCTAAAAATGATAGAACAAAACCTAACTATCTTATATGTTTTATCTTTTtagttttgtatatttttttcctaactttaacttaggttgtcatttcatcaaaaatgaGAAGATTGTTAGTGTAATTTACACTAATGGTCTAAttaaagttttgatgaatgacaaatgagttaagttaggaATTATCTTGATTTAACGCATTTACCGAGTGCACATGTTTCGGAATGTTCGATTCTCAATTGGCAGTCGAGATGTTCGATTTCTGACTGGAAGAAAGTCCAGTCGGGATGTTCAATTCCCGATTGGCagtcgggatgtttgattcccgatgGAAGAAAACTGGATGTGCAATTCTGGTAGATCGGGATGTGCGATTCTCAATTGGAGAAGATCGGATGTACAATTTCGGTAGATCGGGATGTGCGATTCCCGATTGGAGAAGACCGGATGTGCGATTCCGGTAAATTGGGATGTGCAATTTTcgaagtccggatgtgtgatttTGGAGGTAACTTTACacttggtaagtagaggtaagttaTTGGAGGAGAGTAACTATGTGAGGACACATCCCTatttgaagggacagtaggcatcgatccgatttaggtccatttcggaaaCCTAAATCAAGACTTTGACTAGATCCTACTCTCAGGGAGACAAGatataattactactctttactatgattgtgctaactctgttttacagggtaCACCTTGTATTATTAAACTAATATGTTTTACAGGACAAAAGGGGCACAAAGGTCTCgggtgaacagtgtccgaagcgcCTTCTAGGTGAAGGAAGGTGCCTTcctactgttcatggaaggcgccttcagtgctgtggaaggtgccttccacaggaTAGATCTTGGACCTCATCACAGATAAGGCACAACAAAGTcggtgatacggtgcatgatagtgGGGTCAGATAGCAGATGTGGTCGAAAGTCAAGCCCACAGGATGGTCAGAAATCCAGcccacgtggcggtcagaagtcaagcctacgtggcggtcagaagtcaagcctacgtaATGGTCAAAAGTCCacctacgtggtggtcaaaagtctggcctacgtggtggtcaaaggTCCAGATTACAGGACGGTGCAGGTTGGACATAAGTAACATTCAGGGATTATGCCTACATGGTGAGTAGGAATTCGGAAGGTAAGATGTACAAGTTAGGACTTACGGGATACAGGTAAGGAAACACAGGTTAGGATAGGCGGCCTAAGGCTTGCAGGTTAGGACTCGCAGGATAAGACAGGCAGAACAGGAGACACGGATCAAGACATACATGTCGGGATATACGGACCATGACTTACAGTTCAAGGCAATCGGACTAAGGCTTACACATGGGTCAAGGCGCACAGGTCAGGACAGGaggactaaggcttacaggtcaaGACCGGAGGACTAAGGTTTACAGAGCAGGGCTGTGCATATGGAACAAGACTTGAGGAACGGTAAGGAAAGGCCTCGACTGGCAGGGCGGTAAGCGCAGGTCAGGATTTACCAGGATCTATCGAATGACAAATGGAGGGTTGGACGTACAGATCTGAATTTACGGGGCGACAAACATAAGCCAGGAAACAAGCCAGGGAATGTGTCGGGGAAGGCAGGTCTGTGCCCACAAGTCAATATTTGCAGGTATGAAGACCCATGTCAGGGTTAACAGACCAGGGCGTGCACACACTATACAacaatcaagccagagaatcgtaacaacctgtTAGAGAACAATCactgcctgtcagagaatatgctaacggtctagggTTCATTGCCCGTCGAATCCTTATCAGACCTATAGGGGGACGCTATGTGTCATTCACTGccagacaaatcctgacacccgacatttccTGACACTCGTCAGATTCCAGAAGTACCCACTGTCATATAAAAATGGAGGTTTTTTCCCTTACgtaggtacgctcactcatcTTTACACATTCGTCCTTTACTTCTCGTACTTTTCACTGTGCTTAtggagaaaaagtacctgacttgagcgtcggagggcctgaccggaggattttttccctggttcttggtctctaacgtgagggcggcttgtctgagtgtgtgcagaaccCTTGCCTTATCGTCCTCGTCATCACCCCCAGTCATCCGTCCGTGGGAACATTTTCAGGAGGTACCAAATCGACAAGGCATCttcgcgactttccgtcaacaccgaCGACAGCACAGCCGacctccgtctgactcagctttcggacgggATCAGTCGGGATCAGATTTCTCAGGTTGGAGGTGTCTTCAAGGTCCTTGAAGACGTTTTCCACATCCCTCCTTATAAGGGCTTCTCGACCCAAGCTTCAGACACAACTGACATATGAGCTTCTGCATATTCAAACAACTTTTCGATTGCTCTGGCTTTCTGTTACTACTTTGTTACGTCTTTGCTACGCCCGACTGCCACGGAGAAGCTAACCAAACACCGAGCTTGAGCCAACCAACTTCAAACATTGTTTGGTAATTAAAGTTTTGTATAACATTTAATTTTTGCAAACGGGGAGTGTAGCGTATTACACTTCTACGATCTTAATCTCCTCTTTTGGTGGTTTCGGAAAAGaaatttagtggattatccatcgataggtccgcgggaccttggtcttggagtaagagtcgccgaacgttctgaaccaagtaaaaattgctTGCATTAACTGTCTTTTACTTGCTTTTCACTTTCGTCTTTTCCGCTGTTTTTTTACTTTGATTTCAAAtccaaaacaaataaaaaaataagtttttgaaaatcatgtgatttatccccctctcacgtgtgactCGATCCAACAGTAGTGTCTATTTTCCTTAGGGGGAGGTTGGTGTTGAAACCCATGATTAGCTTTCTAGCACATCTCCTGATTATCCTGATAACAGTCTTGAGTGTTGTGAATTCCCGATAGATGGTAAGTACAAAAAATGGGAACCCACCAGCGGAGCTTGGCAAATGAAGTCCGGACTATAAGTattccatggtagttttgatgcgatcaaccaagtcaagttatgtcttgttgtcttttgatgccttgtgtcaaagtgtgtaggaacttaggagtacaagaagtcgaatgaaagacacagctagcgagattGATGACAAGAAAGAGAGTCGACATGCTTGGTGCATCCAAGGGGCGAGGCACTGCAGTCGAGtatgctggcagacgagaaggaagcgcgcgacgtTTTGGAGGAACGAGAAGTCGAAGCGGAGGGTTACTCAAGGAGGCCGGAAAATGAGTTTagatgagccctattctggatgactgAAATCTTCTAAACCAACGAAGCTGGAATGGAGAGAAATCGGGCAGTCAACAAGATGTTGACTGTTCGGGCACCTGAACCAAGTCCAGGTGTTCGGACAGTCCGGACACCCGAATCCCCTGGGCGCCCCTGGGGGCGCCTCATCTAGGGGGGCCATATCTATGCGGTCTGGGCACCCGGGCTTGGTCCAGACATCTGGACCAGTAAACTTGTCTTTAGCAAGCCGTTGTCATCGTGGATAAAGGTTTATCCACACCCTGATGCCCAGACCCATTCCAGACTCCCAGAGCTGACCGACCAGCAGGCTATTAATATAACCCTTGTTTTCTCTTCTCAAATAATATATTCTGTACTTTAATTCTAGTTCTGTTTTTAGTTTACGAGCCTAATTTttgtgtacgaggcttctctgcccccgatgttttgttcgagaaggagattCGTCTACTGAGCTGAATTTTCTTGGAGTAGCAATTCTCtgattgccaaccaagtaaaaaatctatTTGTCTCGTACTTTAATTCTATTATTCCTTTTTGTTTAAGTGTGTAATTGTGCTAAGCCTGATCGagttgagaaaggtatttgttttaTATTGTGTAGGACAATTCATCCCCCTTTTGTCGACCACAAGGGACTAACAAGGACCTCCACACATTAGACCATGTTTGGTCTTTAATCTTGATGATGGGGCTGGGGCCCCTACTTGGGTCTTTTAGgtggaagaggagggagaggggCTCGGCGCTTTGGGGCAGGGATAGGAGTAGGTGCGACCACCTCCTTCATCCGGGCGAACTGTGCCTCTTATAAGTTGATATACTTGGTTGCCCTTCCTAGAAAATGGTTGAAGTCCCAAGAGGATTTCTTGATCAAGGACCGAAAGAAGTCCCCATTTGTGAGCTGTTGGGAGAAAGTACTCACCAGGATCTCCAGCATAGTTGAAGGGGCATCCGTGTCTACTTAATTTAGCTGCTTGATATATGCCCTTAACGCCTCTTTGGACCCTTGCTTGAGGGAGAATAAACTTTATGTGGTCTTATGGTACCGATGATtattggcgaagtggtggaggaacatACCTTTTAGAAATCTTTAAAGCTGCATATGGAGTTAATCAGGAGTCTGTTAAACCATCTTTACATGGAGCTCGAGAGAGTAGTCAAGAACATTCGACACTTGACACCTTCCGTGTATTGATAGAGGATGACTGCATTTTTGTACTTGAGCAGGTGGTCCTATGGGTCGGTCGCACCTCCTTATTCTCCAATTGTGAGAAGTCAGAAATGGGGCGATAATTTATCCTCCAATATTTCCAGGGAGAACAACATACACTAATCAGGGAGCCCTGGGGATTGGAGCCTTCCCTTTATATGGATCCCGAACAGGTGTGTCTCCTGAGGATGATCCTTGGGCCCTCTCCGATCGGTCCATGTCATCGAGAGGCATGCGAAACAACACCCTGTGATTTGCGATTCAAGATGGGGGCACAGGGGGAAAACCGCTTAGCTATATAGGTACCTGATTGAAATCAGCTGGAGGACAGACCGGGGAAACTCCATCCGTCCTTCTGCCCTGGTCCTCCTCTCAGTGTGAGCTCCTGTCAGAATGTTGGGTCATTCGAGAAAGAATGTTTGACAGCTTATTGTTGTTGCGCTATCTTCTATGCTTTGGCGACCACGAGCAAATCCAGAACCTCTTGCGATAAGGTAACTATTGTGAATCATCCAGCTTCTTTTATCAAAAATATGTGAAGTTTCCACAGATGACGTCAAATTTGATGATGTCTGAAATTGGGGAAGGTGACATGCTAGATGGATGGCTTTCGAGGTTGTCAGCGAGAAGACTTCGAGCCGGAGTGACCAAACGTCGCGAATGAGCATGCGTGTCTAAGAAGATTAAGGCTGCGTTTGGTAGGgggtaatctgccttgtaatgtaatctagattacattacaaggctgattaatttgtttggtttaatttttaacttgtaatgtaatgtaatctggattacaaaatataatgaagttttgtaatctggattacaaaacaaacacattgtaatccgattacattacaagatcatcgtttaacaaaaatttaaatgtcaaatatacccTTAATCTGTCGCCGCCCATAGTCGCCCGCCGCCGGCGGCCGGCGGCCGGCGACGTCGGCGGGTGACCGGCGACGGCGGCGATCGTAAACTCCGCCGGTAGAGGTCGtaagatatttttgtcattttataataatacgaattacattccttataaaaaataatggacaccaaacaaaagaatgtaatcatccaTATAATCAAAGATTAAgggattatctttatttttttttattaaatttaaaataaatttaatgtttaagGAAGCTGTGGATGCCCCAATCCTTCCAAACCACGGCAAACCATGGGCGTGAATGATCCTACCGTTCTCCGCTTAATCTATAAAATGCCGCCTGCGTCGCCAAACCCTCCCCattcccttctctctctctctctgtttcTTGCTTTGGAGCAATCAGCCATGGCTCTCCGAGCCCTCTTCTCCAAGAAAACCCTAACGTGCGCGTCCAGCTTCGCCCCCGTCTCTGCCTGCCTGGATCGTTGTCTTGGATCGAGAGTTCGCCAGGACCGGGCCCTCACCTTGGCTGCCCTTCCGGATCTCGCCTATGACTACGGCGCACTCGAGCCCGTCATCAGCGGCGAGATCATGAGGCTGCACCACCAGAAGCACCACCAGTCGTACGTCACCAACTACAATAACGCTCTCGAGCAGCTCGACGCTGCAATCGCGAAGGGTGACGCGCCGGCGGTCGTCCGGTTGCAGAGCGCCATCAAGTTCAATGGCGGAGGTTTGTTCTGCTTTCCATCTCTTTCTTTCCTTGACTCTGTGGTTTCGATGATTTCGAGATCCATCAGGGTTTTCGCAGTCGGTTCTTTTTCTTAaatcataaagaaaaaaaaacgccTACCAAACCATAATCTATTGCATAGGGCATTTAGAGTTTAGACATATCTGAGCTGACAAATAGTAGGAGATTGGATTAATAGGAGGGTTTAATGTTGTGTGCAGGTCATATCAACCACACAATCTTCTGGCAAAACCTGAAGCCTGTAAATGTAAGTGCAAACTGCCCAATACACCATGGAATATCCTTGTTTTTTGTGTCCATAAATATGATAATGGAATGAGTATGCAGGAAGGTGGAGGTGAGTCTCCCCATAGTTCACTAGGCTGGGCAATTGACGAAGACTTTGGCTCCTTTGAGGCTTTGGTGCAGAAAATAAATGCAGAAGGTGCTGCTTTACAAGGTTCTGGATGGGTGGTATGTTTAATCTCATAGAACATAATTGCTTACTTCCTCTAAACATTTACTAAGTTTGTTGTGCCATGATTATTAGTTTCTCTTCTGCGCATTTCCTTTGATCATCTTTATGACAGTGGCTAGCTCTGGATAAGACCAGCAAGAAACTCAGTGTTGAAACCACAGCAAATCAGGTAGCATCATTTGTTTCAAAGATATGGATATTCTTTACCTGCAGCTTCGGTTGTTCAGTTTAGTTGATATGTTCATGAAAAATGTAGTAGTCTTTTCTTAAGCCTAAATGATCAAATCTTGTAAGATAACTGACAATTGCAACGCAAAGCTATTCTCTTAAATGGTAATGAAGAAATCTCTCCATCAACTTTTAATGCAAACTCTAGGAATGTttatgatattttaattttatttttctgttttttttccATACTTGGAATAGCAGACTGTATCTAACCATGTCGTTGATTTCACTAAAGCATCAATGTAATGTCAATATAAGTTGAATATGTTTTGCTGTAAGAATAGTTAGAGATATTTTAGTATATTATAGTTGTCATTGTTGTCATTTAATTGTGTTAATATCAACTATCTAAAGTCAGCTATATGAATCTTATTTGTCTATTTAAGCCTATGTAAGGTTACTTTATTAGTAATATTCAAATATCTTGAATTGATTCACTCACATTAGCTAGAAATTTCTTTGGTCTCCAACCCATGATTCCTTCAATCCTAATTTATTTGACTTTATTGATCTTCTTTGAACATCGATATGATCTCAACtttctcttatatatatataattgtgtaGCACTCTGATCCGATAACTATAGTGAGCCAAGTGTTGTATGCAAATAACATAGATCAAGACGATGCAGAGTTGATTATGATTAGAATGTTTAGTTATAAATAAGAAGggagtttatttttaaataagaaGGGATTTAGAGCTGATCCATAATGTAAGCTTACAATCATAAAAAAATCATTTGGCATTCTCTCTTACTAGTTCCACTAACATTATCATGTGTCATTTACCACATCGATGTAACAACTAGATATTCCTTTCTTCTCTACCGATCACGATAAGGATTTACGTATTGCATCAAaagatttttctaaatttaatagAAAACATTTGCAAAGGATTTAGTTGTCTTATTAAATGAATAGCGTCATAGTTGATATCCAGAATCTAAACCATATTGATTTAAAAATACTACTTTCGTCTTTAATTCTTCCATGAATAATTCTTTTGGTAGTTTTACTGTATGTTTCATAAACTCAATCATTATTCCtataaattattagttgatttttCTTGGTCCTCAACATCGTAATCCCCAAAACTTCATTGAATAATTCTCGATCTTTCCCCTCTAGATTTAGCAATTCAATCAATATGTCTTATTCTTAACTCTTAGTTTGTCAGTGAATGTCGGATAtagttttaaacttatttttcttataatttttgtcTCAAATTTAGCTGTTTTATATctatttgaaaatttatcattTCTACAAGTTGAACAATCTCTATAACTATATATCTGATAATAAGAATAGTAGGCCAGTAGGTCAACTAATACTTTGCCACCATGTTGCTTTCTTGTGTGTATGTCATTGTTGTTTGACAATTCATGTTTTTGTTCCTTGGCCTGAAAATAATGTTCATCCACGTTATCCATGTAACGCCATCAATGAGAAACATGTAATTGTATCACAATATTCATATTGCTTCTTTTTAAGTCAAAAAATACTCTGCATTCCCTTCTTTTGGTTAATAGTTCAATGGTTTGACCATTCCTTTAGCTCTTACCTACTTGAAAAAT is from Zingiber officinale cultivar Zhangliang chromosome 7B, Zo_v1.1, whole genome shotgun sequence and encodes:
- the LOC122007247 gene encoding endoglucanase 9-like isoform X1, with the protein product MSMYVRDPWGGPLELQGDSATDDDRSRNLDLDRGALSMTSRQLDETQQSWLLAAPGSHGKKKKKKYVDLGCLLVSHKLFLWTAGAVVVAAALAGLIAIIVKTVPRRHRLEPPQDNYTLALHKALMFFNAQRSGPIPKHSNVSWRGNSGLRDGLSDQSYGKNLVGGFYDAGDAIKFTFPASFAMTMLSWSVIEYSTKYEAAGELHHVKEIIRWGVDYLLKTFNSSADTTDSIVAEFLQVGQGSASGGTKQNDHYCWMRPEDIDYRRPVAICWDRCSDLAAEAAAALAAASIVFKDDKAYSHKLVHGASTLWKFASRYTKHKSVYTGQWDAASYNSTSNFDELIWGGAWMYLATGNASCLSVSTNPKLAQQAGAFHGGPQYGVLNWDNKLPGAQVLLSRLRLFLSPGYPYEEILKAFHKQTANFMCSYLPVFKSFNRTKGGLIELNHGNPKPLQHVVNAAFLATLYSDYLETADAPGWYCGPNFYPAGALRDFARTQIDYILGKNPHQLSYVVGFGTKYPKHVHHRGASIPKNRVHYNCKGGWKWRDTRKPNPNTIAGAMVAGPDRHDEFRDVRSNRNYTEPTLAGNAGLVAALVALSGGRTGVDKNTMFSSVPPMFPNPPPPPAPWKP
- the LOC122007247 gene encoding endoglucanase 9-like isoform X2; the encoded protein is MSMYVRDPWGGPLELQGDSATDDDRSRNLDLDRGALSMTSRQLDETQQSWLLAAPGSHGKKKKKKYVDLGCLLVSHKLFLWTAGAVVVAAALAGLIAIIVKTVPRRHRLEPPQDNYTLALHKALMFFNAQRSGPIPKHSNVSWRGNSGLRDGLSDQSYGKNLVGGFYDAGDAIKFTFPASFAMTMLSWSVIEYSTKYEAAGELHHVKEIIRWGVDYLLKTFNSSADTTDSIVAEVGQGSASGGTKQNDHYCWMRPEDIDYRRPVAICWDRCSDLAAEAAAALAAASIVFKDDKAYSHKLVHGASTLWKFASRYTKHKSVYTGQWDAASYNSTSNFDELIWGGAWMYLATGNASCLSVSTNPKLAQQAGAFHGGPQYGVLNWDNKLPGAQVLLSRLRLFLSPGYPYEEILKAFHKQTANFMCSYLPVFKSFNRTKGGLIELNHGNPKPLQHVVNAAFLATLYSDYLETADAPGWYCGPNFYPAGALRDFARTQIDYILGKNPHQLSYVVGFGTKYPKHVHHRGASIPKNRVHYNCKGGWKWRDTRKPNPNTIAGAMVAGPDRHDEFRDVRSNRNYTEPTLAGNAGLVAALVALSGGRTGVDKNTMFSSVPPMFPNPPPPPAPWKP
- the LOC122007248 gene encoding superoxide dismutase [Mn], mitochondrial-like, coding for MGVNDPTVLRLIYKMPPASPNPPHSLLSLSLFLALEQSAMALRALFSKKTLTCASSFAPVSACLDRCLGSRVRQDRALTLAALPDLAYDYGALEPVISGEIMRLHHQKHHQSYVTNYNNALEQLDAAIAKGDAPAVVRLQSAIKFNGGGHINHTIFWQNLKPVNEGGGESPHSSLGWAIDEDFGSFEALVQKINAEGAALQGSGWVWLALDKTSKKLSVETTANQDPLVTKGATLIPLLGIDVWEHAYYLQYQNVRPDYLKNIWKVIDWKYASQVYETATA